Part of the Chroicocephalus ridibundus chromosome 17, bChrRid1.1, whole genome shotgun sequence genome is shown below.
CTGGCATTCATCTTTGAAGTTAGTTTTGCTTCTCTTCCGCTCTCCATCACAACTTTGAAAAGTTTCTTTACTCTCATTCTCATTGCTCACTTGTTTGGATGTATGACCTTGTATTAAAGGTTTCTTGAGTTCTTGTGCTCCATCAACTGATTCTTCAGAAACATTGGACTGGGAAGAAAACAAGTTGACAGAGCATTCTGACTCCTGGCTTGGTGAAACACACCCACTACTTAGGGCAGCTTCAGGCATTTTCTGCATATTATTGTCATCATGGCTTCCACTGTGAGGCAATGTGACAGGACTTACTGAGGACGCTACCACAAATGTCCCTTGTTTATTGATCTGCAAAGGTGTGCTCATCGATTTGCCAAATATTAAAGTTTGAAAACACGGTAAATCTTCATCCTCACTAGATTCTTCATCTGAAGATTGCAATTTTCGCGCTCTTCTTCGAGATCTTTGAATACCTTGAGAACTTGGCTTAGAATTAACATTTCTATCGTGCAGTTCTTTTACCAGGGCATTGTCACTTCTTTTTACAAACACAGCAGATCTCTCTCTCCTATCGgtttcagaaaagctgttctcTTCAATACCGTCATCAGAGCACAGTAAGCCATCGGGGGTTTCAGACAAACCTGTAAAATCACCGTTCCCTTGAAGGGGCTCCTCTAGAGCCTCCATGACTGAACACTCAGGCATCCCTGTGCTAGCAGTTTGGGTTGCTTGTTCCTCATTCCCctttacttgttttctttctcttttgctgcttttttccccagtgacTTCACAGGTGAACTCAGCAGGCTTTTGCTGACAAGCTGCAGGACAAATCATTGATCTGGGCTGAAAATGTGGTGTTGGTCCTCTGCTGTCAACAACTTTGGCTTTTCCTGCTTGATAGCTTTCTGAACTGAAGCACATTTCATCGACTGTGTTTAAATCAGTTCTTTTGAAAATGTGCTCTTCTGTATCACTCTGATCACTTCGGCTTCTGTTACTTTTGATTGGATTCTCTCTCAGCTCGCTTTCTATTCCTGCGTCAGTTGACACTGTCTTTTCATTTCCCTGTTCTCCTTTTTGtgatctgcttttgttttcagtcctAGCAGTAACAGTTCTTACTGGCGTCAGATTCCCTTGATTCGCAACCTGTGAAACATCTTCTTGATGTTCCCCTGTGTGCGCACATTCAGTACTGTCGACAAAGCAAGTCACAGGACTAACACAAGCAGATTCATAGGTCTTAAGCTCCTCTTTCTCACAAACCCTACTCAAGCTTtcagcagttgttttcttttcttgcaagttttctgcttttaaatatttgtcGTGCTTATTTTCTACCTGATCAGTACATGGTATCTTTAGAGATTCAGAAGTGGCATCTTCTACTGCACACACTTTTGTGGGTGTAGGATAAAGGCTAAATGATTGGCGTTTTGAATGCCTAAATATATTTCGCAGATACTGTGTGTCTAACTCACTATCTTCAGCTTCCTTCGTCaattccaaaacatttttagCCATTGGCAACTTTTCAGTTCTGAATTCCCCTGGAACATTTTGTTTATCATGTCCGCTATCCTGGGGGAAGGTAGTACCTGATGCAGGCATCTCTTCAGTCGGGTGGGAAGCAGTTTGCACGACAGTCACTGAAGGAGGCTGTAGGAGGGAACAGCTATCAAGTATTTCGTCTCCTTGAGAACCTGCATCAGGTGCAAAGGAACTATAGTTTGAACGCTGACATGAAGATGTAGGATTGAAGAAACTTTTTCCAGTTTCTGCGGTGTCAGATGAATTCTTTAGACTAACCTGTACTTCATTTGCTTCCAGATCACCACCCTTCAGATCAGTGAGTGGCTTGTAACTTAACGTACCCTGGGGCTCACACAGGTCTTTGCACTCAGAAGTGGGAACTAACACATTTCTTTGGACTTTAAAGAACTCTTCCTGATCACTGTCATACTTTTTTGCTCCTTTAATTACTactccttttcctgtttcttttgtaatttcttcAGAAAGTAACTGAAGCCTCCTGCTGCGCCTGACTTGTCTTTGCTCAGAATCAGGTTTCTTTGGTTCTTCGCTGCTTGGATAGCTATCAATCTGTGGCTCACCTGGATCAGGGGAAACAGAATTTCTATCCACTACTAACTGCAGAGCACACATGGTTCTAGTAGAACGCCTGCATTTTTTTGCTGCAGAActttttttagtgcttttctgATCAGAGCTATTCAGTTCTAGTTCCCTGTCACAGTGCTTGCCAGTCACCTTTTCAGTAGCTTTTTTCCATAtggatcctcctcctccttcctccgtTTCTGCTGGTGCATTATCCTCTCCATTCTCAGAGAAGTGACTCTCACTAACAGCAGAACTTTCATCAcatcttttcttttcagcatcttCAAGGCACCGGTTAACACTTTGAGGGCACCCACCTGcctcttctgtatcttttttctgaatgaaatctTCAGGTTGCAGGACACGGGCAGTCTTCCTTTTTCGTTTTAGTCCACCTTTACTGGAATTATTCAAGCATTTCTTATCAACCGtcacttcttccttttttgtagTAGGTAAAATGTCTCTCAAGATAATAGGGGCATTTGACCTCCTCTCTCTCTTGTAtgttttcccaaatattttgtctttgatgCTATCTGCTGTTTGTTTTGACCTTCTCTTGTTTCCTTCAACCACTGCAATTTCCATAGAGTCTACCATAGGGTCCgtcttttctgaaatacaggaatCTTTATCTGATAAACATGTATCTCCTTCACCTGAAACATCAGTTGCTCCAGCAGAATCATCCTGGGAAGAACTGGAAGACAGAGTTTCGTTGCTTTTTGAAAACCATTCATTGACTTTCTGAATGCTTCGCTTCAGTCTCTTCCTAGAGACTTGATTCACGGTAGCACAGTGAAGTGTCTCCGGCTGAAGTAGTTTCTCCAGAGGAGGTTCTTTTTCATGGGCAGAATCATTCTCAGGTTCGTGCATTTCCACAGCTTCCACACTTTGTACAACAGTAtctatttccttgcttttatccAACCTGCTCTTTGAGCTATCTTTTAAGTCAAACTCTTTGCTTTCAGTATTGCACTGAGTTTGCTCTGCAGCCATTTCTTCTGCGTGCTTAAAGAAAGATGTGTCCCCGTTGCTTAAGGGACTGGCATTACCTATTCTGTCACACTGCTCTGTGAGTAGGTCTACAGCAAGAACATTTAAAGGAGAACTCCAGTATTCAGTCATATTCACTTGGCCAGGTTTGGCATATTCAGTGATGCTCCGAGTGCTTTTCTTGCTCAAGCCTTCCTTTGAGGAATCACTTTCACCTGGAGATTTATAGGTATTATAAATTATTAAGCCCTATTTTACATGTACAAGAACAATGACAAGCTTCATGGCTGCTAAGTTTAAAAAGAACTGTTCTGATTTCCCCCCAAAACAGAATATTACACTGCACAAATCTCCCtctagagaaaaggagaaagatcaaATTACATATAACATGTTCATCCAGCTTCTTACATGAATTACCAGACAGCGCTCTCAACTTGTATTAGAAGGGATAATATGGCTTACGTAGACTATAGTAAGTTTTGCACTTTGATgaagttactttttttccttctgttccagtGCAACAGAACATCCACATTTTAAGTATCTAGTCTACAGATAAAGTCTTGTATAGACACTAGCTTTAGGCATAAACAAAACTACAATATACAAGACtgcaagtatatatatatttaatcacGTGAAATCAAAACATTAACTGGTGGTCTTTTTTCAAGCTTAATCGTTTGCTCACCAAAATAACAAACACACCTCTGACATTTGGTAGAATTACTTCTTCAGCACCCAGCTTGTCAGGCTGTGTATTGCAGGAATAGTCATTCCCCTTCTCAGCACTCTTAAGTTCTTCTAGCTTTTCTTGAGATGAAATCTGAAGTGCTTCTTTGTCTTCTAACCTGTTGGGACAGGAAATCTGCTTTCACTGATCTCCTCCCACATTCCtgaatttaacatttattttctaaagcataGTACATGCTTTTCTCTTGAAGATCTAATGTCTGTGTAAGCAACAGaacatttagaaaacatatttaaagcCTCTTATATGACAAACTGATCGGAGTCAGCTACTCATTCTACCCTGATGCCCTTGAAGT
Proteins encoded:
- the BRCA1 gene encoding breast cancer type 1 susceptibility protein isoform X1, which encodes MDFSVIAIGDVQNVLSAMQKNLECPICLDVVKEPVSTKCDHIFCRFCMFKLLSKKKKGVTQCPLCKTEVTKRSLKENSRFKQLIEGLLETIHAFELDTGVKFSNSHHFPKTSTEATVAEFLCKESSVIQSKGFRNRKKNAKENGQENCTLQEANVDTRLTDTRVKRCSLRNKTQKCASEKGVYIEFGSDSSEELFKQASNIGLEDKEALQISSQEKLEELKSAEKGNDYSCNTQPDKLGAEEVILPNVRGESDSSKEGLSKKSTRSITEYAKPGQVNMTEYWSSPLNVLAVDLLTEQCDRIGNASPLSNGDTSFFKHAEEMAAEQTQCNTESKEFDLKDSSKSRLDKSKEIDTVVQSVEAVEMHEPENDSAHEKEPPLEKLLQPETLHCATVNQVSRKRLKRSIQKVNEWFSKSNETLSSSSSQDDSAGATDVSGEGDTCLSDKDSCISEKTDPMVDSMEIAVVEGNKRRSKQTADSIKDKIFGKTYKRERRSNAPIILRDILPTTKKEEVTVDKKCLNNSSKGGLKRKRKTARVLQPEDFIQKKDTEEAGGCPQSVNRCLEDAEKKRCDESSAVSESHFSENGEDNAPAETEEGGGGSIWKKATEKVTGKHCDRELELNSSDQKSTKKSSAAKKCRRSTRTMCALQLVVDRNSVSPDPGEPQIDSYPSSEEPKKPDSEQRQVRRSRRLQLLSEEITKETGKGVVIKGAKKYDSDQEEFFKVQRNVLVPTSECKDLCEPQGTLSYKPLTDLKGGDLEANEVQVSLKNSSDTAETGKSFFNPTSSCQRSNYSSFAPDAGSQGDEILDSCSLLQPPSVTVVQTASHPTEEMPASGTTFPQDSGHDKQNVPGEFRTEKLPMAKNVLELTKEAEDSELDTQYLRNIFRHSKRQSFSLYPTPTKVCAVEDATSESLKIPCTDQVENKHDKYLKAENLQEKKTTAESLSRVCEKEELKTYESACVSPVTCFVDSTECAHTGEHQEDVSQVANQGNLTPVRTVTARTENKSRSQKGEQGNEKTVSTDAGIESELRENPIKSNRSRSDQSDTEEHIFKRTDLNTVDEMCFSSESYQAGKAKVVDSRGPTPHFQPRSMICPAACQQKPAEFTCEVTGEKSSKRERKQVKGNEEQATQTASTGMPECSVMEALEEPLQGNGDFTGLSETPDGLLCSDDGIEENSFSETDRRERSAVFVKRSDNALVKELHDRNVNSKPSSQGIQRSRRRARKLQSSDEESSEDEDLPCFQTLIFGKSMSTPLQINKQGTFVVASSVSPVTLPHSGSHDDNNMQKMPEAALSSGCVSPSQESECSVNLFSSQSNVSEESVDGAQELKKPLIQGHTSKQVSNENESKETFQSCDGERKRSKTNFKDECQEDPNMGANLGEASGYDSETSNVEDSCGPFSQGEILTTQQKNAMQNNLKKLQQEMAMLEAVLKQHGSQDHEFLPTHRKLPHSSTEGTLGMEQMGQERGAESTSEGNSGNLNHRSSKGFSANDFHVMPSDCLNSKIKELAKERSPELLLPSSKSRLLKRPDSEKGLQCDNVLKNKAPSGKTKPVQEAVPEYNQCQLEAENADEQESGTRLNSASVLSNLSGNVSRSPNKSSSSVRLLNPRTAEATSRSVVAQSAKKSSAEECKSKRSVCFPVPVLQNAAGTDNATSLPVTNRKEMSIVASGLNKSEHLVVQKFARKTHSTLCNHITEETTHVIMKTDKELVCERTLKYFLGIAGRKWVVSYQWVIQSFKEGRILDEENFEVRGDVINGRNHQGPKRARQSLTEKIFKGFEICCYGPFTDMTTEHLEWMVELCGASVVKQLHLFTHTANSTAVVVVQPDAWMENTNYRAIQQENNVAMVTREWVLDSVACYECQELDAYLVS
- the BRCA1 gene encoding breast cancer type 1 susceptibility protein isoform X2, with the protein product MDFSVIAIGDVQNVLSAMQKNLECPICLDVVKEPVSTKCDHIFCRFCMFKLLSKKKKGVTQCPLCKTEVTKRSLKENSRFKQLIEGLLETIHAFELDTGVKFSNSHHFPKTSTEATVAEFLCKESSVIQSKGFRNRKKNAKENGQENCTLEANVDTRLTDTRVKRCSLRNKTQKCASEKGVYIEFGSDSSEELFKQASNIGLEDKEALQISSQEKLEELKSAEKGNDYSCNTQPDKLGAEEVILPNVRGESDSSKEGLSKKSTRSITEYAKPGQVNMTEYWSSPLNVLAVDLLTEQCDRIGNASPLSNGDTSFFKHAEEMAAEQTQCNTESKEFDLKDSSKSRLDKSKEIDTVVQSVEAVEMHEPENDSAHEKEPPLEKLLQPETLHCATVNQVSRKRLKRSIQKVNEWFSKSNETLSSSSSQDDSAGATDVSGEGDTCLSDKDSCISEKTDPMVDSMEIAVVEGNKRRSKQTADSIKDKIFGKTYKRERRSNAPIILRDILPTTKKEEVTVDKKCLNNSSKGGLKRKRKTARVLQPEDFIQKKDTEEAGGCPQSVNRCLEDAEKKRCDESSAVSESHFSENGEDNAPAETEEGGGGSIWKKATEKVTGKHCDRELELNSSDQKSTKKSSAAKKCRRSTRTMCALQLVVDRNSVSPDPGEPQIDSYPSSEEPKKPDSEQRQVRRSRRLQLLSEEITKETGKGVVIKGAKKYDSDQEEFFKVQRNVLVPTSECKDLCEPQGTLSYKPLTDLKGGDLEANEVQVSLKNSSDTAETGKSFFNPTSSCQRSNYSSFAPDAGSQGDEILDSCSLLQPPSVTVVQTASHPTEEMPASGTTFPQDSGHDKQNVPGEFRTEKLPMAKNVLELTKEAEDSELDTQYLRNIFRHSKRQSFSLYPTPTKVCAVEDATSESLKIPCTDQVENKHDKYLKAENLQEKKTTAESLSRVCEKEELKTYESACVSPVTCFVDSTECAHTGEHQEDVSQVANQGNLTPVRTVTARTENKSRSQKGEQGNEKTVSTDAGIESELRENPIKSNRSRSDQSDTEEHIFKRTDLNTVDEMCFSSESYQAGKAKVVDSRGPTPHFQPRSMICPAACQQKPAEFTCEVTGEKSSKRERKQVKGNEEQATQTASTGMPECSVMEALEEPLQGNGDFTGLSETPDGLLCSDDGIEENSFSETDRRERSAVFVKRSDNALVKELHDRNVNSKPSSQGIQRSRRRARKLQSSDEESSEDEDLPCFQTLIFGKSMSTPLQINKQGTFVVASSVSPVTLPHSGSHDDNNMQKMPEAALSSGCVSPSQESECSVNLFSSQSNVSEESVDGAQELKKPLIQGHTSKQVSNENESKETFQSCDGERKRSKTNFKDECQEDPNMGANLGEASGYDSETSNVEDSCGPFSQGEILTTQQKNAMQNNLKKLQQEMAMLEAVLKQHGSQDHEFLPTHRKLPHSSTEGTLGMEQMGQERGAESTSEGNSGNLNHRSSKGFSANDFHVMPSDCLNSKIKELAKERSPELLLPSSKSRLLKRPDSEKGLQCDNVLKNKAPSGKTKPVQEAVPEYNQCQLEAENADEQESGTRLNSASVLSNLSGNVSRSPNKSSSSVRLLNPRTAEATSRSVVAQSAKKSSAEECKSKRSVCFPVPVLQNAAGTDNATSLPVTNRKEMSIVASGLNKSEHLVVQKFARKTHSTLCNHITEETTHVIMKTDKELVCERTLKYFLGIAGRKWVVSYQWVIQSFKEGRILDEENFEVRGDVINGRNHQGPKRARQSLTEKIFKGFEICCYGPFTDMTTEHLEWMVELCGASVVKQLHLFTHTANSTAVVVVQPDAWMENTNYRAIQQENNVAMVTREWVLDSVACYECQELDAYLVS